Genomic DNA from Salvia miltiorrhiza cultivar Shanhuang (shh) chromosome 1, IMPLAD_Smil_shh, whole genome shotgun sequence:
tgaacgttcacaccggacgtgtgtgaacgttcacaccggacgttcacacttggtttaacacctataaatatgggtgtgttgtgaacttCATAATAACGATATTTGTATTCTCTACTATATTCtttcgcttctctctagtttataacatttttaaccttttcttttatctcattttttaaaatatttttttttatcatttctcattctttattttttactttaataaaaaataatattagagTAATATCACTTTTTGATCCATTGTTTGagcaatttttcaaaaaaatctcAACCTAAGGCTATAATTACAAAACAATAAATATCGTTTCATTTTTTGTCTTGTTTGTGGCCCttgaaagataaaaataatctGACGATTGATAATTGACGCGTTCCTGACGAATGGTCATGTTGTCAATACACgtatagaataaaaaaaatccacataATTAAAGACGCACTCAGAAAATCATCACGATAGACCAGTTGAAACAAATACACGCACAAATGACTACCACCAGATAAAACCCTAAACCTAGCGGTTACCTGACAACTAAGTAAAATGAGAGTCATGGGACATCCTTCCTTTAGAAATCAGAATAACTATGGCTGCAACGGACAATCTAACAAAATTCTAACCCCAGCCATCTTCCCGAAAGGCCCATTGCATATATATTCAAATTCATTATCAAGTAAGGCATCCACAATCACTCGTATCGACTTTTGTACTTGCATACATTCTCTCACTCTCGTATTCCCCTCGTTCTCTCGTACCGCTCTCAATGCTCTAGGGTTCGACCGTTCGACTAGCCCAAATGCCTGTCATCTCTCATTTCACAGCGCTCCGTAACTCTAACTCCGTTCATCGGGACATCCCAACTTTTGAAGaaccatttattattatttctttgtTGTTGCTCACTGCTTGCTCCCGTTGTACGCACCTGTTATTTCTATCAATCCACCAACTTGAGTGGGGGCATGAATTCGGGGAGGGTCGAGCACCCTACTCGCAAATTGCGGGTACTCGACCCGCAAAATTCCTCAAATATGCTACTCTCACTGTCTCGCGTAGCCTACGCCgatacccgaatacccgcaaCGAGTATCCGCAGCGAGTACTCGGCTACCTTCACTTATTTGAATCCATGCAGATTGAGGGAGTTTCTACCCGCAAAATGAGAGTACTCGCGcatttttaattatgaaaacACGATATAGTTATAGAAATTAAATTagatttaatttgaaaaaataaaatgattatatAAAACTTGtaatgaaatataaataaataaataaataaattggtatGCAAGTACTTGAAACCTGTTATTTTTTGCTAGTAAATACATGCAGCGCCCACATTATGAATTAAGAGGGTATCGAGTCGAGTGAAGATATACCCGGTACCTTCTACCCGAATTTACACTCCTAAACTTGAGTACTAGAGGCCTTTCCATCAACACCGTCATCGGTATTCTTCGGAGGTTCTAACGTTGTTTGTGGTTTCAGATTACTAACGCCCGTCAGTTCAGACAAGATTGACGTACACTACTTTCATAATTGTTGAATTCATCCTCAACAACTCATGAAAATTCCAAGCCCGTGAATATTAGACCTAATATAAGAAAAATTTTATTGCTCATAAAATAGCTAGATTGGCTATTCACCATAAATTTAGAATGAACCTTCATTTGTATAGCGAAgctattaataatataattaccTCTTtccatccaaaaaaaaaaaaaaaacccttttTTCTTGCAATTCGGAAGGGtaatatataaacatatatacaCGTATACCATAAATGCTGAATCAATAAAGTTTGAATGCATGATGAGTATTGAAGAATACATTCTTAATTAGCTAGATTCATCATTCATGTTAAATAAATAAGCAGTACGTACGTAATTATTGCAAAAAGAAGTCAAATCCAAGAGGAGGAGTTGAATATTTTTTGGAGAGAATTAGAGATGCAACAATCTTATTGGCTGCTTCGGTATAATGAATTCCATCCCAGCTTATGTGTGGATCCCCCTTTTCACACACACTGTAGCCACTAACCACCAGACATCGAATCTTAGGATCGTAGTTGTAAGGCGGCCCGCCATGTCCGCAACACGCCATTAGTGCTTTCTTCAAACCTACTCATCATttacaaattaatattaaattaattaaacatgaAAGACTATTTACTTTTTTAGATTAGCCtataattttaatcattttagcTTTGCTCAATCATATGATCATGAAAAGTAAACATCCCCTCTCACCATAAGACGAAGAATTTGCAACAAGACTGTGCTTGATGGAGTAGACATCAACATAGACAATGGTGGAATGCTTCATCTGGATACGTAGTTGTTGACAGAGATGGTTTAAGTTGGAGTTGAAGAGTCTTGCAGCTTCATTTAAAATGCTAATGCAGCCCAACTCATCAACTTGTGTGATGTTTGGCCTTCGTATCCCTAGTTGTTGGGGTAGACAACCTAATGGTCCCGTGTTATGCACCCAAAAATTCCTTCCACCGAGTTTGTATATGgcctagagagagagagagagggaatgaAACACCCTTAATAAGATAAGATCTAATTAAACGTTGAATGAGTGAATGTCCTAACCCACATAGCATCCTTTATTCCAGAAATGAAAGAAGGGATGTTCTCAACAACTTGATCGTAGGGAAGGGGATTAAATGTAAGTGCAATGGTCAAATCATTCTGCCCAATGTCGAATATGTAGATTGCATTCTTGAAATCCTTCTTGTCCAACACATCTTTTCGACCTGATTCATAAATCATAGTAGCtattaaaattagggtttattcCGTCTACATACAActacttttattaattaaattctaGCTTTGCGCAGGAACTAAAAACATTGtttttaaatacattaattttcaaTTGCTCTGATTTTTCACGCGATTGTTAATCACCCCTAAATTAACATTGAAGTAAATTCTTGAAATGTCTACATGATTTAAACGACTGATGTAAACGAGGTAATTAAGATGTTTGTACCATGTACTTCAACTAGTTATGAAGGCATTAACTCGCCACTTTAGTTAGTTACGAAAATGTTAATTTGTTAGAAATTGGcaatcatataaaaaattaaaacaattaaacATTTGTGTAATTAAAATCAGAATTTTAAGGTCACGTGCGAAGTTAATGAAAATTCATCTATTTAAGTGCAATTAAAccttaaaataaatatacactAGAGGGGCATTTGATTTGGTAGATGGGATAGATAATTAGATTGATAGGATTGGATgagtgattaaataatccacCTAAGTATGAGGTGATAAATAATCGCTCATTTGAATGATTAGATGCGGGGAGAATGATCAATTACAGGTCAAAGCACGATTATTTGATCAATCATGTTTTATCACTTAAACCAAACGCCTAGGAGAGTAGTGGAGCGTACCTTTAGAGCGAAGATGGAGAGAGCGAttgtgaaagagagagaattgaTTGATTTGAACGCCTAAATTGAAAAGAGCATTTGGGGGGAGAATGGATGATCCACTCACCGCGAAATTCACTCCCTTTGAGACTGAGACATCGGGTTCTAGTGGGTTTAGGTAAGCTTTTAGATAACTTGTGTGCACATTCTCACCTTTAATTTGaaacaaaacaaattaaatgataattataattagaaTTAGAATTATAATGAGAATAGAAAGAGAGGATTAGGTACATAGAAAATCGAGGATTAGGCGACCATCAGAGAGTCGACCCGTGGGCTGATGGAAGAAGGCGCGGCCGTAAGGGTATCCGAAGTTGAACCCATTTGCGGCAGCAAATCCGCCCGTGTCGGAGTTTGAGTCGCCGAAATTGAAAATCACGGCTTCTTCAGATGCAACCAAAGGAATAAGACACAACCTTAACATAAGGGAGAAAACACATCTCTTGTAGTTGTAATAACAACCCATGTCTTGATGTTGTTAGGCATCACCATGGATCAGATGAATATTGactttgttatatatatatgcagcCACTATACTATCTCTATATAAAAATGGCATGGGCgaattaataaaatatggaGTACCATGGAATGCTAATGCTGCAGTTTTTCAAGCATCAGATCTGGATCTAAATCTAAATTACAATTGACTTCAGATACATGTGACAAGTTGTAACTTCAGAAGGCAGCAACAAGGCTATATTTTATAGAGTAGtgctaaatatatatacataattggATATTGTTGTCAATTCATCATATTTCCATTTAATTGAAACTATATTTTACATAACTATCCTTCACGGCAATTAAGGAATCAACAAAAGCATTtccaattaatttaaatttcaaaaactGAATCTAcagtctttctttaataataataaaaaaaatcataatttaaaataactaACTCcactaatataattaatattgatattcAACTCCATGATGatttttatgtgatttatttgtttattttatttttgtggttTGTGTGGCAACTAATTGTTTTTTATGTGGTTAATTTTTTTCGTTGCATTTTTACagatttatattttcatttttattaaaatcccaacaattattaattgaaatattaaattaatttagtatatgtatatatatatatatatatctaaatgTATCCATTAATTATATTACTGGTCTCGCAATTTACTTTTAAaatagtattaaatttaataaaagatGATTATGTATTAAATCtcaaatattatatttgattgtattatctatttattatatgaaaacacagtttgtgacATAATGGTAATAAATGAAtcaatcaaatatataatacgGTTAAGGAATCCTGCGCTCTCCTTAATCCGAGGTCCTACGTGGCATACCTAAGAATTCAAAGTTCAAAatccctgcaattctagagTCTCTAGCTCAATTCTCTATCGCTGATGTGGCAATATAATTCCACCTcacttattttatatttgattatttaattaagttatttTCCATCACCAATTTCCGATCTCACCAATTTCAATTTCCCTTCACACACAAAAGATTTCACCCTCACATTCACCAATTCATCCACCAGATTTCCACCGGCGTATCGCCCGGTCGCAACCGCGATCTGCCACCTTCCACCGCGGTTCGCCGCGCCGGCACCCATCCTCTTCTCTCCCGTCTCCAACCCTCCACCAACCGCCGCAATCTGCCCAACCGTGCACGGCCCCGCCCACCGCCGCGATCTGCCTCGCCGTCTCCTTCCCTCCACCCACCATGCCTGGCCCCTGCAGCGATCTGCCCCACCGCGCCCCGCCCCTCCCACCGCCATGATCTGCTTCAC
This window encodes:
- the LOC131007167 gene encoding GDSL esterase/lipase LIP-4-like isoform X1, encoding MGCYYNYKRCVFSLMLRLCLIPLVASEEAVIFNFGDSNSDTGGFAAANGFNFGYPYGRAFFHQPTGRLSDGRLILDFLCENVHTSYLKAYLNPLEPDVSVSKGVNFAVSGSSILPPNALFNLGVQINQFSLFHNRSLHLRSKGRKDVLDKKDFKNAIYIFDIGQNDLTIALTFNPLPYDQVVENIPSFISGIKDAMWAIYKLGGRNFWVHNTGPLGCLPQQLGIRRPNITQVDELGCISILNEAARLFNSNLNHLCQQLRIQMKHSTIVYVDVYSIKHSLVANSSSYGLKKALMACCGHGGPPYNYDPKIRCLVVSGYSVCEKGDPHISWDGIHYTEAANKIVASLILSKKYSTPPLGFDFFLQ
- the LOC131007167 gene encoding GDSL esterase/lipase LIP-4-like isoform X2 is translated as MGCYYNYKRCVFSLMLRLCLIPLVASEEAVIFNFGDSNSDTGGFAAANGFNFGYPYGRAFFHQPTGRLSDGENVHTSYLKAYLNPLEPDVSVSKGVNFAVSGSSILPPNALFNLGVQINQFSLFHNRSLHLRSKGRKDVLDKKDFKNAIYIFDIGQNDLTIALTFNPLPYDQVVENIPSFISGIKDAMWAIYKLGGRNFWVHNTGPLGCLPQQLGIRRPNITQVDELGCISILNEAARLFNSNLNHLCQQLRIQMKHSTIVYVDVYSIKHSLVANSSSYGLKKALMACCGHGGPPYNYDPKIRCLVVSGYSVCEKGDPHISWDGIHYTEAANKIVASLILSKKYSTPPLGFDFFLQ